The Aerosakkonema funiforme FACHB-1375 genome segment CCTAACAGTGCGATCGCTCGGCAGATTCTGGCCCAGACTGGCCCACTGGCAACTACTAGCGCGAATTTATCCGGTCAGCCAGCTTTGCAAACTATGTCAGAAATAGAGGCCCAGTTTCCGGAAGTATTAACTCTTGCTGCCACTGAATTGGAATTGACAAATGCAGGTGGGGGTGTTCCTTCTACCGTTGCCAAATGGACTGGCAATAGTTGGGAAATATTACGACAAGGAGCCGTAAAGTTAGAAGTTTGATAGGCTGAATTGATGGGGATAGTTTCCCATTTTTAAGTTTTAATTTTTAATTTTGATGGACTCTGACTCGGAAATATTTGCTCTCAAAGAACAATTGCAGAAAACTGAGCTAGCCTACCATATGGCAGCGGAAATGAGCCAGTTTAAAGCTGGGTTTTTAGCTCGGATTTCTCACGAATTGCGATCGCCGCTCAACAGCCTGATCGGTCTGCATCAGATAATTTTGTCCGATTTGTGCGAAGATGAGGCGGAAGAGCGAGAATTTGTGGCGCAAGCCCACGGTTCTGCCCTGAAGATGGTAGCGCTTCTCGATGAAATTCTTAACGTTGCCAGAACAGAGTACGGCACAAATAAGCTGGAGATACAACCTTTGCAACTAGCTCAGGTTTTAGCGCAAGTTTATGATTTGACCCATCTCCTGGCGGCAAATCGCAATATTCGTCTTCAGGTAACACCTACTGACCCAGAAATTTACGTTTTGGCAGACCCTCGCTGGTTGCGCCAGGTGCTGCTCAATCTGGTAGACACGCCGCTGAAATTAATGCAGGAAGGCAGTGTGGCGGTTTCCGCTCATCCCGATTTGGCGTCCGGGTATGTTCGCATTGTGATTGAAGATGAGCGTCCGGCGAGTGCTTGGAGCGATCCGATCGACTTGTTCGAGTCTCCTGCCCAAACCGATAAGTCAACCGATAAGTCAGATGATGAAAATTTTACGCTCTCACCCGGACTTTCTTTACTGATTAGCCAAACTCTTTTGGATTTAATGAAGGGACGCTTGGAAGTTTTGGCAGTCCCCTCACCAAGCGAGCAGTCTCATCTGACTCGCTTGCAATGTTCTATCCCCTTGGTGACTCCCCAGACACCATAGCTGGCGTGGCAAGGGAACTGGTAGCTTGATGTTTGTTGTATAGCAGCATTGTGGTACTGGGGTTGGGAAACTGAAAGCCCAGCCGCAAGTAAAAGCCTTGTTGATACGTAGTCATCAGATATACCCGTTCTACCCGCACAATCCGGGGGTGATTGAGAAGGGTTTCGATCATTTTACGTCCCAAACCTAGACCCCGGTAGTCTGGGTGAACTACCACATCCCAAATTGTGGCTCGGTAAACGCAATCTGAATTAGCCCTGCAAAACCCAATTAAGCGATTTTCATCCCAAACGCTGATGACGGGATCGCTGTTGGCGATCGCAACTGCTAAATCTTCTATTTTCCGGTTTTGCGCCCAAAAAGCTGCTAATTTAAACAACTCCTGGAGTTGGTTGAGGTCTACCTGCGATTGCAAATCGCAGAACCGAATCTCACTAGAATTCATCTTTGTCGATAACCTAGAGTCTCTTACCGGGTCATTTTACTAATCAGTTTGCCGTCGATTGGTGTTCGATCGCACTGAAATTTTGCCATTACGGGCTCTTTGGAGAAAACTTAACAGCGATGCAAGGGGTTAGGGGTTAGGGGAAGAGGGAAAGGGAAGAAATTCCTAACCGAAGTCTCATAAGTCGCTATAGTAGTGGGGCTCTCTCTCCTAGTAACAGTATCTATAGGTGGAATTTCAGATTGCAAATTTTAGATTGCAGATTTAAAGACAGAATTTGCAATCTGAAATCCTCAATTTGTCATTGACTACAACCAACGGGCGGCGTCTTTGGCGTGGTAGGTCAAAATCAAGTCAGCACCCGATCTCTTGAAGCCGGTCAATGTTTCCATAACTACCCGTTCTTCGTCGATCCAGCCGTTGAGGGCAGCTGCCTTAATCATGGAGTACTCGCCAGATACGTTATATGCAGCTACAGGCAAGTTGGTAGCTTCTTTGACACGCCAAATGATGTCCATGTAGGCAAGGGCAGGTTTTACCATGAGCATATCGGCTCCTTCGGCGATGTCGAGTGCGATTTCTTTGAGGGCTTCGCGAGAATTGCCTGGGTCCATTTGGTAGGTTCTGCGATCGCCAAACTGCGGTGTTGACTCGGCGGCATCCCGGAATGGCCCGTAGTAAGCCGAAGCATACTTAGCTGCGTAGGAAAGTATCGGTGTATCTTCATACCCAGCTTCATCCAGGCCAGTCCGAATTGCTTGCACGAAACCGTCCATCATTCCGGAAGGCGCGATGATATCCGCACCGGCTTTAGCTTGGGAAACTGCTGTTTTCTTGAGCAATTCCAGCGTTGGGTCATTCAATACCCGGCCCATCAAGTCACCTGTTTGCAGATAGCCGCAGTGACCGTGGCTGGTGTACTCGCACAGACAGGTATCAGCTATAACAACCAAATCCGGTACGGCTTCTTTGACAGCAGTCGCTGCTTTCTGTACAATTCCGCAATCGTGCCAAGCCCCGGTCGCATCTGCATCCTTATCTTCAGGGATACCAAATAGTATGATGGCAGGGATTCCCAGGTCGTAGACTTCTTTTGCTTCTTCGACAATTTTGTCTACCGAAAGTTGGTAGACTCCGGGCATGGATTTCACTTCTTTGGCAATTGCTTGACCGGGTACGGCAAATAGGGGGTATATTAAATCACTTTTGGTAAGTGTAGTTTCTCGCACCATGCGACGAAGCTGAGGAGAGGTGCGAAGGCGGCGAGGGCGATTAATGGGGAACATGGTGTTTGATAAAGCTGAGTTGCAGAATAAATTTAGGGGCAATTTGCAAATTGCCCCTAAGCAGGAATTTTATCGAAATTGTGGATCGTGCCGACTGAAAATATTGCAAACTTGCATGAAGTCAGCAGCGTAGATCCCCGACTTCTCTGAGAAGTCGGGGATCTGGCTAACTTATTAAACTGCGGCTGCTACAGGTTCGGGAGC includes the following:
- the hemB gene encoding porphobilinogen synthase; amino-acid sequence: MFPINRPRRLRTSPQLRRMVRETTLTKSDLIYPLFAVPGQAIAKEVKSMPGVYQLSVDKIVEEAKEVYDLGIPAIILFGIPEDKDADATGAWHDCGIVQKAATAVKEAVPDLVVIADTCLCEYTSHGHCGYLQTGDLMGRVLNDPTLELLKKTAVSQAKAGADIIAPSGMMDGFVQAIRTGLDEAGYEDTPILSYAAKYASAYYGPFRDAAESTPQFGDRRTYQMDPGNSREALKEIALDIAEGADMLMVKPALAYMDIIWRVKEATNLPVAAYNVSGEYSMIKAAALNGWIDEERVVMETLTGFKRSGADLILTYHAKDAARWL
- a CDS encoding GNAT family N-acetyltransferase; the encoded protein is MNSSEIRFCDLQSQVDLNQLQELFKLAAFWAQNRKIEDLAVAIANSDPVISVWDENRLIGFCRANSDCVYRATIWDVVVHPDYRGLGLGRKMIETLLNHPRIVRVERVYLMTTYQQGFYLRLGFQFPNPSTTMLLYNKHQATSSLATPAMVSGESPRG
- a CDS encoding sensor histidine kinase, which codes for MDSDSEIFALKEQLQKTELAYHMAAEMSQFKAGFLARISHELRSPLNSLIGLHQIILSDLCEDEAEEREFVAQAHGSALKMVALLDEILNVARTEYGTNKLEIQPLQLAQVLAQVYDLTHLLAANRNIRLQVTPTDPEIYVLADPRWLRQVLLNLVDTPLKLMQEGSVAVSAHPDLASGYVRIVIEDERPASAWSDPIDLFESPAQTDKSTDKSDDENFTLSPGLSLLISQTLLDLMKGRLEVLAVPSPSEQSHLTRLQCSIPLVTPQTP